A DNA window from Desulfobaccales bacterium contains the following coding sequences:
- a CDS encoding electron transfer flavoprotein subunit beta/FixA family protein produces the protein MKRVIVCLKPVPDPKAWDRLAMDPVTKTLIREGIPSVINPLDKHALEAALEIKDARGAEVVLLTMAPTSTLPVLREALALGADRAVLLSDQWFAGSDTLATSRILAAAIRRLAPFDLICCGNFTLDGSTAQVPSQIAEFLQVPNIMHVSRMELRPAGQLVITQKIEHGSVKFSAAPPLLLSFTKEANKPRYSSFLEILAAEDREITIWSNADLQLGAGLIGLGGSPTQMADLLVRQKVRQSLRLTGGPEEIAKQLADKISQMGII, from the coding sequence ATGAAAAGAGTAATTGTTTGCCTCAAGCCGGTCCCGGACCCGAAGGCCTGGGACCGGCTGGCGATGGACCCTGTGACCAAGACGTTGATACGCGAGGGCATTCCCAGTGTAATCAATCCCTTGGACAAGCATGCCCTGGAAGCCGCCCTGGAAATCAAGGACGCTCGCGGTGCCGAAGTGGTTCTCCTTACCATGGCCCCCACCTCAACTCTGCCGGTATTACGTGAAGCCCTGGCCTTGGGAGCCGACCGGGCGGTGCTGCTCTCGGACCAGTGGTTCGCCGGCTCTGACACCCTGGCGACTTCCCGGATTCTGGCTGCGGCCATCCGCCGCCTTGCGCCCTTTGACCTGATCTGTTGCGGCAATTTCACCCTGGACGGCTCCACCGCCCAGGTGCCTTCCCAAATTGCCGAGTTCCTACAGGTTCCTAATATCATGCACGTAAGCCGCATGGAACTCAGGCCAGCCGGGCAGTTGGTGATAACTCAAAAGATCGAACACGGCTCGGTTAAGTTTTCAGCCGCCCCTCCCCTGCTGCTCTCTTTCACCAAGGAAGCCAATAAGCCGCGCTATAGTTCTTTCCTTGAAATCCTGGCCGCAGAAGACCGGGAGATCACCATATGGTCCAATGCCGACCTGCAATTGGGCGCCGGGCTTATCGGTTTGGGAGGCTCCCCCACCCAAATGGCCGATCTGCTGGTGCGTCAAAAAGTGCGCCAGAGCCTACGCCTCACGGGCGGCCCGGAGGAGATTGCCAAGCAGTTGGCAGACAAGATAAGTCAGATGGGAATAATTTAA